A single Aminobacterium mobile DSM 12262 DNA region contains:
- the hypF gene encoding carbamoyltransferase HypF — protein sequence MLKITTFLVTGIVQGVGFRPFCARLAQEMALGGSVKNTSDGVLITLRGTSETIESYLQRLQDEKPGPSYIASIEFLSDKTCSEEDNGNFTIEKSLRLEHQRVLIPPDIATCDDCLREMNDPSNRRYHYPFINCTNCGPRYTIIQDLPYDRPLTTMSSFTMCEECQREYDTPLNRRYHAQPNACSLCGPSLWLTNNKGNIIARGKEALSLCCKRLQQGDTAAIKGLGGFHLACDPFQHEAVKKLRESKHRKDKPFALMVPDLKQAQQLVYITNTAAKILSSTKRPVVICPMRQDTMLSPLVAPGQNSLGIMLPYTPLHHLLLQNFDALVMTSANMSDAPIISNNKDALISLAPLAQVFLMHNRDIHMAIDDSVIAAQGREYVVIRRARGFVPLPLASPRKGPVILAAGAEMKSTFTLTQDRTIFPGQYLGDLKQIGTIEYYRKALRHFLKLYNLHPEYLVYDRHPQYISRSVAQEISGISSSRSMAVQHHHAHMAACLLENRFNGTAIGAIFDGTGYGADGTIWGGEFLVGNTRDFQRQGSFLPCPLPGGERAVLEPWRYAFAMLLSVYGEEACHIAQNLWPWAARYLDSLKAIMKHSPITTSCGRFFDGVSALLGICPIISYDGQAAMELEGCAKGSALAPFSIMEKGHQFFLDWRPTIQWLVERSASFSVEEKAAAIHGGLAAATAEICRSIADNNGVKYVALSGGVWQNRRLLVLTLSQLRRRGLLPLTHHLLSPNDESVSVGQAAIGLEYWGEGPSQ from the coding sequence ATGCTCAAGATCACAACTTTTTTAGTGACAGGCATTGTACAAGGGGTAGGTTTTAGGCCTTTCTGCGCCCGATTAGCTCAAGAAATGGCTTTAGGGGGAAGTGTTAAAAACACTTCCGATGGTGTGCTTATCACCTTGCGAGGAACTTCAGAAACCATCGAAAGCTATCTTCAGCGCTTACAAGACGAAAAACCCGGCCCTTCGTATATAGCGTCTATAGAATTCCTCTCAGATAAGACATGTTCAGAAGAGGATAATGGGAATTTTACTATAGAAAAAAGCCTTCGCCTTGAACATCAGCGGGTCCTCATCCCACCAGATATAGCAACTTGCGATGACTGTTTGCGGGAAATGAACGACCCATCAAACCGACGATATCATTACCCTTTCATTAATTGCACGAATTGCGGCCCTCGATATACTATTATTCAAGATCTTCCATATGATCGCCCACTCACGACAATGAGCAGTTTTACTATGTGCGAAGAGTGTCAGAGAGAATATGACACCCCACTTAACCGACGTTATCATGCCCAACCTAATGCGTGTTCTCTGTGTGGCCCCTCATTATGGCTTACAAATAATAAAGGGAATATAATAGCTAGAGGTAAAGAAGCGCTTTCTCTCTGTTGTAAAAGACTTCAACAAGGGGATACTGCCGCCATTAAGGGACTTGGAGGGTTTCATCTCGCTTGTGATCCTTTTCAACACGAAGCCGTTAAAAAACTGAGAGAATCGAAACATCGAAAGGATAAGCCGTTCGCCCTCATGGTTCCTGATCTCAAACAAGCGCAACAACTTGTGTATATCACGAATACCGCAGCTAAAATTCTCTCATCGACCAAGAGACCTGTTGTCATTTGTCCTATGAGACAAGACACAATGCTCTCTCCACTCGTAGCGCCAGGACAAAATTCTTTAGGTATTATGCTTCCTTACACGCCACTTCATCACCTGCTGTTACAAAATTTTGACGCTCTCGTTATGACTAGTGCTAATATGAGCGATGCGCCCATTATCTCTAACAACAAAGATGCATTGATTTCTCTTGCGCCTCTTGCTCAAGTTTTTTTAATGCATAATAGAGACATACATATGGCTATAGATGACTCTGTTATAGCCGCTCAGGGACGAGAGTATGTGGTTATACGAAGAGCAAGAGGATTTGTTCCCCTTCCCTTAGCATCTCCTCGGAAAGGCCCGGTAATTCTTGCTGCTGGAGCTGAAATGAAATCCACTTTTACACTCACACAAGATCGAACTATCTTCCCTGGCCAATATCTTGGCGACTTAAAACAGATAGGGACCATAGAGTATTACAGAAAGGCTCTCCGTCATTTCTTGAAGTTATACAACCTTCATCCTGAATACCTTGTTTATGATCGTCATCCTCAATATATTTCTCGGTCTGTAGCACAGGAAATCTCTGGAATAAGCTCTTCTCGCTCTATGGCTGTACAACACCATCATGCCCATATGGCAGCCTGTCTTCTTGAGAACCGTTTTAATGGTACAGCCATAGGTGCTATTTTTGATGGGACTGGATATGGTGCCGACGGAACAATTTGGGGCGGAGAATTTCTTGTAGGAAATACTCGTGATTTCCAGCGTCAAGGTTCTTTTCTTCCATGCCCTCTTCCCGGAGGAGAACGAGCCGTTTTAGAGCCCTGGCGTTACGCTTTTGCCATGCTTCTCTCTGTATACGGAGAAGAAGCTTGCCATATAGCACAAAATCTCTGGCCTTGGGCTGCCCGTTATTTAGACTCCCTTAAGGCTATTATGAAACACTCTCCCATCACCACTTCATGTGGCCGTTTCTTTGATGGCGTTTCCGCTTTATTAGGGATATGCCCTATCATTTCCTACGATGGACAAGCCGCTATGGAGTTAGAAGGATGTGCAAAAGGATCCGCTCTCGCCCCCTTCTCCATAATGGAAAAAGGACACCAGTTCTTTCTCGATTGGCGCCCCACTATACAGTGGCTTGTGGAAAGGAGCGCTTCCTTCTCTGTTGAAGAGAAAGCTGCTGCAATCCACGGAGGATTGGCTGCGGCTACAGCTGAAATATGCCGCTCCATTGCTGACAACAATGGGGTTAAATATGTAGCTCTATCCGGAGGGGTATGGCAAAACAGGCGCCTTCTCGTGCTCACCCTCTCTCAATTACGCCGAAGAGGGTTACTGCCCCTTACTCATCACCTTTTATCTCCTAATGATGAAAGCGTTTCAGTTGGACAAGCTGCGATAGGGCTAGAATATTGGGGTGAGGGCCCTTCTCAGTAG
- a CDS encoding cob(I)yrinic acid a,c-diamide adenosyltransferase gives MTNLHSLGILNQDGQRLKNKNKEEMRNPYMTREHSEELGLVQIYMGDGKGKTTAALGLALRAAGWGFTVGIVQFMKGWPHYGELVSLSRIPEIKIIQTGRPDFVDKTAPLQVDFLEAQRGLEIAEKWIMGGQFNIVILDEINVALDYGLLKAERLLALLKKRTSHVEVVLTGRNPPQILIDYADLVTEMKEIRHPFQKGIYGRKGVEY, from the coding sequence TTGACAAACCTCCATTCTCTGGGCATTTTAAATCAAGATGGGCAGAGACTCAAGAATAAAAATAAAGAAGAAATGAGGAATCCCTATATGACGAGAGAACACTCCGAAGAGCTAGGTTTAGTTCAGATTTATATGGGAGATGGGAAAGGAAAAACTACTGCGGCTCTTGGTCTCGCTCTACGAGCAGCAGGATGGGGCTTTACAGTAGGGATTGTTCAATTTATGAAAGGATGGCCGCACTACGGGGAACTTGTAAGTTTATCACGTATCCCTGAAATTAAAATTATCCAGACTGGTCGTCCTGATTTTGTTGACAAGACCGCTCCTCTCCAGGTGGATTTTCTTGAAGCCCAGCGAGGTTTGGAGATTGCGGAAAAATGGATTATGGGAGGGCAGTTCAATATAGTAATATTGGATGAGATCAATGTTGCTCTTGATTATGGGCTCTTGAAAGCGGAGAGACTTCTTGCTCTTTTGAAGAAACGCACCTCTCATGTAGAAGTTGTTCTTACGGGACGAAATCCGCCTCAAATACTTATAGACTATGCTGATCTCGTTACGGAGATGAAAGAGATCCGTCACCCTTTCCAGAAAGGGATCTATGGCCGTAAGGGGGTCGAGTATTAA
- a CDS encoding cation-translocating P-type ATPase, protein MKSQEKLSNGKTSAPYALAAEDFLERMGVDIEQGLGDEAVEAARKEYGGNVLSQEEFLPWWRFFLRQFASPMVYLLFVAALISFMMGELLDSIAILVVIFMNSLIGFFTEFRAEKALQALKSMTSPHCRVLRNGNISLISSADVVPGDIMVLEAGDVIPADGRLFKEANCMVNEASLTGESLPVEKIIESLPLETLLPDRVNCVYAGTNMVKGTARAIVFATGMETEIGRIGRMLQQVSSQETPLEERLAKFSQFLIWATIAIAGIVIGAGIFQGRGLLMMLSTGIALAVAAVPEGLPFVATMTLALGVHRMAKINALVRNLASVETLGSTTVICTDKTGTLTMNDMTVRTVHLSQSEAEELFIRVAVLCNDATINDTKSVGDPMEVALLRYAGENKLSLRNKFPRIAEEPFDSQTMRMVTWHNEGVAMKGAPERVFHDCPFILTSQGPAPFLEETKIAWHKNVQVLAQRGMRTIALAWGDSLESLMFLGVAGIDDPPRPEVNESVTLCHKAGIHVIMVTGDHLVTAEAIAKEVGIYKEPYSLSMMGSELESLSEEDVVARAKKLSVVARVAPEHKMRIVKGLQKAGEVVAMTGDGVNDAVALKQADVGIAMGIQGTEVSKEASDIILQDDRFSTIVEAVREGRRIFDNIRKAVLFLLCCNLSEILTVFLGILLKLPTILIPLQILWINLVTDVLPALALSLDPAEPDVMLCSPKRRDENIVTRSHKLLIFFYGAAITSGVFAAYYWSLWYHKGDFLRATELSFHTLVLAQLFFVLNVRKNSLLSHPERFWENPWLLLGIGVSVLLQVVITYIPVFQNVLDIVPLGALEWGVVVGSALLPTGLAQLRKILFGL, encoded by the coding sequence TTGAAAAGCCAAGAGAAACTGTCTAACGGGAAAACCTCCGCTCCTTACGCTTTAGCTGCCGAAGATTTCTTGGAACGTATGGGCGTGGATATTGAACAGGGGCTCGGTGATGAAGCAGTAGAGGCTGCAAGGAAGGAATATGGGGGCAACGTTCTTTCTCAAGAGGAATTTCTTCCTTGGTGGCGTTTTTTTCTCAGACAGTTTGCTTCCCCCATGGTTTACCTTCTCTTTGTAGCCGCTCTTATAAGTTTTATGATGGGAGAACTTCTCGATAGTATCGCTATTTTGGTTGTTATTTTTATGAACAGCCTTATTGGATTTTTTACAGAATTTCGAGCAGAAAAGGCTCTACAGGCGTTGAAATCCATGACCTCTCCCCATTGTCGAGTCTTACGGAATGGGAACATATCCCTAATCTCTTCTGCGGATGTGGTCCCAGGGGATATTATGGTACTGGAAGCTGGAGATGTGATTCCAGCTGATGGGCGTCTTTTCAAAGAAGCAAATTGCATGGTAAATGAGGCTTCTTTAACAGGAGAATCTTTGCCAGTAGAGAAAATCATAGAGTCTCTCCCCCTTGAGACACTATTGCCTGACCGCGTTAATTGTGTTTATGCAGGTACGAATATGGTTAAGGGGACAGCAAGGGCTATAGTTTTTGCTACGGGAATGGAGACGGAGATTGGACGAATAGGTCGAATGCTTCAACAGGTCTCTTCTCAGGAAACGCCTCTGGAAGAACGTTTAGCTAAATTTAGCCAGTTCCTTATATGGGCAACAATAGCTATTGCGGGAATTGTTATTGGGGCAGGAATTTTTCAAGGACGCGGTCTTTTAATGATGCTTAGTACAGGCATAGCCCTCGCTGTAGCTGCTGTTCCAGAAGGGCTACCTTTTGTGGCTACTATGACGTTGGCTCTTGGAGTTCACAGGATGGCAAAAATAAATGCCCTAGTGCGTAATTTGGCCTCTGTTGAAACGTTGGGGTCTACAACTGTTATTTGTACTGATAAAACAGGAACTCTGACAATGAACGATATGACTGTTCGTACAGTTCATTTATCTCAATCTGAGGCGGAAGAACTTTTTATTCGTGTTGCTGTTCTCTGTAATGATGCAACTATAAACGACACGAAATCGGTGGGGGATCCTATGGAAGTAGCGCTTCTTCGTTATGCTGGGGAAAACAAACTATCTTTGCGAAACAAATTTCCTCGTATTGCAGAAGAGCCTTTCGACTCACAAACGATGCGAATGGTTACATGGCACAATGAAGGCGTGGCAATGAAAGGGGCCCCAGAAAGGGTTTTCCATGATTGCCCATTTATACTCACGTCGCAGGGGCCGGCCCCTTTTTTAGAGGAAACCAAGATAGCGTGGCATAAGAACGTACAAGTCTTGGCTCAAAGAGGCATGCGAACTATAGCTTTAGCTTGGGGTGATTCCCTTGAAAGCCTTATGTTTTTAGGAGTGGCTGGCATAGACGATCCCCCGAGACCTGAGGTTAACGAGTCTGTAACTCTTTGTCATAAAGCAGGAATACATGTGATTATGGTTACTGGCGATCACTTAGTGACAGCTGAGGCAATTGCCAAGGAGGTTGGTATATACAAAGAACCTTATTCTCTATCTATGATGGGTTCAGAACTTGAATCTTTGTCAGAGGAAGATGTAGTTGCACGAGCGAAAAAACTATCTGTAGTAGCCAGAGTGGCTCCAGAGCATAAAATGAGAATTGTAAAAGGCCTTCAAAAAGCTGGGGAAGTCGTAGCTATGACTGGTGACGGAGTTAATGATGCCGTAGCTTTAAAACAGGCCGATGTAGGGATAGCTATGGGTATACAGGGTACTGAGGTTAGTAAAGAAGCTTCAGACATTATTCTTCAAGATGATCGTTTCAGTACTATCGTTGAAGCTGTGCGGGAAGGCCGGCGAATTTTTGATAATATTCGTAAAGCAGTATTATTCCTTTTATGTTGTAATCTGAGCGAAATCCTCACTGTTTTTTTAGGGATACTTCTCAAGTTGCCTACGATCCTTATCCCTTTGCAAATTCTGTGGATCAATTTGGTTACAGACGTATTGCCTGCACTCGCGTTGTCTCTTGACCCGGCAGAACCTGATGTAATGCTTTGTAGTCCTAAAAGGAGAGACGAAAATATTGTTACGAGGTCCCATAAACTGCTTATATTTTTCTATGGAGCAGCTATCACGAGTGGAGTTTTTGCCGCATATTATTGGTCTCTCTGGTATCATAAGGGAGATTTCTTGCGAGCTACGGAATTGAGTTTTCATACACTTGTGTTAGCTCAGCTTTTCTTTGTGTTAAACGTGCGTAAAAATAGTCTTTTAAGTCATCCAGAGCGGTTCTGGGAGAACCCGTGGCTTTTGTTGGGTATAGGGGTTTCTGTCTTATTGCAAGTTGTCATTACGTATATTCCTGTATTCCAGAATGTTTTGGATATAGTTCCTCTTGGAGCGCTAGAATGGGGAGTTGTAGTAGGATCCGCCTTGCTTCCTACAGGACTTGCTCAGTTGAGAAAAATATTGTTTGGTCTTTAG
- the mnmA gene encoding tRNA 2-thiouridine(34) synthase MnmA: MEKKILVGMSGGVDSAATALLLKRDGYDVYGLYLHLSGPENSLAQQQACELAQKLHIPFITLDGRDIFTQRVLSLVVSEYARGLTPNPCILCNPAVKFRLLFKVAEEKNIPLVATGHYARILSNNDDFVLARGRDIKKDQSYMLYRLPMEWLRSIRFPLGNMTKAEVREIASSKLPLWVVKKEESQDVCFAPQGLMLFLRKYIREETSLPGSIVDGDGHVLGKHQGLWRYTIGQRKGLGLSGGPWFVVGKNLAHNILYVSNTREHHPGFIQCVHPVISPLLKLGEIYMAQHRYRTTPFPVKVVSIGEDSLRVQVVSESPMVAPGQSLVLYNRDVVCGGGIIISSEEVFPCLT, translated from the coding sequence GTGGAGAAAAAAATTTTAGTGGGCATGAGTGGAGGAGTTGATAGTGCGGCGACAGCCCTCCTGCTTAAAAGAGACGGGTATGATGTATATGGGCTTTACCTCCATCTCTCAGGCCCCGAAAATAGCTTAGCTCAGCAGCAAGCTTGCGAGCTTGCTCAAAAACTCCATATCCCTTTTATTACTCTTGACGGGCGAGATATTTTTACCCAGCGAGTGCTATCTTTGGTGGTTTCTGAATATGCCAGAGGGTTGACGCCAAACCCCTGTATTCTATGTAATCCTGCCGTCAAGTTCAGGCTTCTCTTCAAAGTTGCAGAAGAAAAAAATATACCTCTTGTAGCTACAGGCCACTATGCTCGTATCCTCTCTAATAATGACGATTTTGTTTTAGCTAGAGGAAGGGATATAAAAAAAGATCAAAGCTACATGTTATATCGTCTTCCCATGGAATGGCTTCGTAGTATTCGTTTCCCTTTAGGAAATATGACGAAAGCTGAAGTGAGAGAAATAGCTTCATCAAAGCTTCCACTGTGGGTTGTAAAAAAAGAGGAAAGCCAAGATGTTTGCTTCGCCCCCCAGGGATTGATGCTCTTCTTGCGAAAGTATATACGGGAGGAAACTTCTCTTCCTGGGTCTATAGTTGATGGAGATGGACACGTTCTAGGGAAACATCAGGGACTTTGGCGCTATACTATAGGGCAAAGGAAAGGTTTGGGGCTTTCTGGGGGGCCATGGTTTGTTGTGGGGAAAAACCTGGCGCATAATATTTTGTATGTCAGCAATACCAGAGAACACCATCCTGGCTTTATTCAGTGTGTTCACCCGGTCATTTCTCCTTTGTTAAAGCTAGGAGAGATATATATGGCCCAGCATCGGTATAGAACCACTCCTTTCCCCGTAAAAGTAGTATCGATAGGAGAGGATTCTCTTCGCGTTCAGGTTGTATCTGAAAGTCCTATGGTAGCACCGGGGCAATCGTTAGTTTTGTACAATAGGGATGTTGTCTGTGGAGGAGGCATTATAATTTCATCTGAGGAGGTGTTCCCGTGCCTAACATAA
- a CDS encoding Lon protease family protein, translating to MPNITEECKLPLEKLRKRADINALNFQTTEELPCLEKFIGQERAVKAFSFGLAVESKGYNIFVLGNPGSGRTTYSLERLRETALERKAPDDWIYVYNFDDPSRPLAINLSAGKGKEMGAAFEDLLEELKIAISKAFEKSQYEDAKAQLVKKFQEQVNSLMEEVRAWAGEKGFALKRTPQGFVNIPLTEEVSESGETSRRELQQDEFESLPEEKQKELQVKSEEISQKTLDTLRKIRDLEKALKEEINKLEAEICRSAITPYLQDIKDKYGTTEILCKWIDNLTEDIISNFNIFVAAAKDESAEIDFSRYTINVFVANDPENGAPVIWETNPTYYNLTGKVEYESRQGYLYTDFHKIVPGAFQKANGGYLILDAEKVLLNFMSWEALKRALRTGEANIENLGEQYGAIPVSSLRPQPIPIKMKVVMVGTPYLYALLQYYDPEFLKMFKIKADFDSDMPRNLETEQQMAQFICGFVRREGKIPFTVDAVAEVIEWASRLADHQDRITTEFNKIIEIIVESTAWAVAENAKLVEAKHVHKAIEEKRFRSNLIQERIQRAFEEGVIHIQTEGAAVGQINGLSVIDLRDYAFGHPSRITANVYMGQEGVVNIEREVKLTGPIHNKGLLILTSYLGRKYAQNMPLSLSARIAFEQTYSEIEGDSASSTELYCLLSALANVPLRQEIAVTGSVDQFGNVQPIGGANEKIEGFFRYCNSKGLSGRQGVMIPKRNVIHLMLSQEVLDAVSEGKFHIWAVDTIDQGIEILTGKPAGAPDEQGVYPEDSIHGLVKKQLVSWMKEAARLKKEFGIDGEKESEKTEE from the coding sequence GTGCCTAACATAACGGAAGAATGTAAATTACCTTTAGAGAAGCTCAGAAAACGAGCAGATATAAATGCTCTTAACTTTCAAACGACTGAAGAACTTCCATGCCTTGAAAAATTTATTGGGCAAGAGCGAGCTGTAAAAGCCTTTTCTTTTGGACTTGCTGTAGAGAGTAAAGGATACAATATTTTTGTCCTAGGGAATCCAGGAAGTGGACGTACAACCTATTCTCTGGAGCGGCTTCGTGAAACGGCCCTTGAAAGAAAGGCGCCTGACGACTGGATTTATGTTTATAACTTTGATGATCCGAGTCGTCCCCTGGCTATCAATCTCTCTGCTGGAAAAGGTAAAGAGATGGGAGCAGCTTTCGAAGATCTCCTTGAGGAGCTGAAAATTGCCATAAGCAAAGCCTTTGAAAAGAGTCAGTATGAAGATGCCAAGGCTCAACTGGTAAAAAAGTTTCAGGAACAGGTTAACTCTTTAATGGAAGAGGTACGGGCCTGGGCGGGAGAAAAAGGTTTTGCTTTAAAAAGGACGCCTCAAGGATTTGTCAATATTCCTCTCACTGAAGAAGTCAGTGAATCTGGAGAAACTTCACGGCGGGAGCTACAACAGGACGAGTTTGAATCTCTTCCAGAGGAAAAGCAGAAAGAGCTCCAGGTCAAATCGGAGGAAATTTCTCAAAAAACTCTTGATACATTGAGAAAAATTCGAGATCTAGAGAAAGCGTTAAAAGAGGAAATTAACAAATTGGAGGCTGAAATTTGCCGCTCAGCAATTACTCCATATCTGCAAGATATTAAAGATAAGTATGGTACAACAGAGATATTATGTAAATGGATAGACAACTTAACGGAAGACATTATCAGTAATTTTAATATTTTTGTGGCTGCAGCAAAAGATGAATCTGCGGAGATAGACTTTAGTCGATATACCATTAATGTTTTTGTGGCCAATGACCCCGAGAATGGGGCGCCTGTTATTTGGGAGACAAATCCTACATATTACAATCTTACAGGGAAAGTAGAATACGAAAGCAGACAGGGGTATCTTTACACAGACTTCCATAAAATTGTTCCTGGCGCTTTCCAAAAAGCAAATGGAGGGTATTTGATCCTTGACGCAGAAAAAGTTCTCTTGAATTTTATGTCATGGGAAGCTTTAAAACGTGCCCTCCGAACGGGAGAAGCCAATATAGAAAACTTGGGAGAACAATATGGAGCTATACCAGTTTCTTCTTTGCGCCCTCAGCCGATCCCCATCAAAATGAAGGTTGTAATGGTTGGTACTCCGTACTTATATGCACTGCTTCAGTATTATGATCCTGAGTTCTTAAAGATGTTTAAAATAAAAGCAGATTTTGATAGCGACATGCCGCGAAATTTGGAAACAGAGCAGCAAATGGCTCAATTCATCTGCGGTTTTGTAAGAAGAGAGGGGAAAATTCCCTTTACTGTTGACGCTGTGGCTGAAGTTATTGAATGGGCCAGTCGTTTAGCTGATCACCAAGATCGTATTACCACGGAATTTAATAAAATTATCGAAATAATAGTGGAATCTACGGCGTGGGCTGTTGCTGAGAATGCAAAGCTTGTAGAAGCTAAACATGTTCACAAAGCCATAGAAGAAAAGAGATTTAGAAGCAATTTAATTCAGGAACGGATACAAAGAGCCTTTGAAGAGGGAGTTATTCATATACAAACAGAAGGAGCTGCTGTGGGGCAGATTAATGGTCTTTCTGTTATTGATTTGAGAGATTACGCCTTTGGTCATCCTTCAAGAATTACAGCTAATGTATATATGGGGCAAGAAGGGGTAGTGAACATAGAGCGCGAGGTTAAACTTACAGGCCCTATACATAATAAAGGGCTCCTTATCCTTACTAGTTATCTTGGAAGGAAATATGCTCAGAATATGCCTCTTTCACTTTCGGCCCGTATTGCTTTTGAGCAAACATATAGTGAAATCGAAGGAGATAGCGCCTCTTCTACCGAACTCTACTGTTTGCTTTCGGCTCTTGCTAATGTTCCTCTCCGGCAGGAAATTGCTGTAACGGGATCTGTGGATCAGTTTGGAAATGTACAACCTATTGGCGGCGCTAACGAGAAGATAGAAGGATTTTTCCGATATTGTAATTCGAAGGGGCTTTCTGGGAGACAAGGCGTTATGATACCTAAACGCAACGTAATTCATCTAATGTTAAGTCAGGAAGTCCTTGATGCTGTTTCGGAGGGGAAATTCCATATCTGGGCAGTGGACACTATAGATCAGGGAATAGAGATCCTTACGGGAAAACCAGCGGGAGCTCCTGATGAGCAAGGGGTATATCCTGAAGATTCTATTCATGGCCTCGTTAAAAAACAACTTGTTTCTTGGATGAAAGAAGCTGCACGACTTAAAAAGGAATTTGGAATTGATGGAGAAAAGGAATCAGAGAAGACAGAAGAATAG
- a CDS encoding endonuclease III domain-containing protein codes for MLKSSCTELPNPGHVLAVLDRLEKCWHMEENPPHLRHEEPLDGLILTVLSQNTNDKNRDRGYVNLRKLFPSWESVATASSEDIREAIRVAGLSDVKSKRILEILEQIYKAFGAYSLKSLREKSSEEAKFFLLHLPGVGAKTTACVLLFDLGFPSFPVDTHISRFSKRVGWVKERCKPEEIGAVMEQVVPENRYLGGHVNIITHGRNVCLARTPRCSQCSVADLCVFAGKLKDNK; via the coding sequence TTGCTGAAATCATCATGTACAGAACTTCCTAACCCTGGCCATGTTTTAGCGGTTCTTGATCGATTGGAAAAATGTTGGCACATGGAAGAGAACCCTCCACATTTGCGGCACGAGGAGCCTTTGGATGGTTTAATTTTGACAGTCCTTTCGCAGAACACAAATGATAAGAATCGCGATAGGGGATATGTGAACCTCAGGAAGTTGTTTCCCTCGTGGGAGTCCGTAGCAACAGCTTCTTCTGAAGATATTCGAGAAGCTATTCGGGTCGCAGGTCTTTCTGATGTTAAATCGAAGCGTATTCTTGAGATATTAGAACAAATTTATAAGGCCTTCGGGGCGTATTCTTTGAAGAGCTTGCGAGAAAAGAGCTCGGAAGAAGCGAAATTTTTTCTTCTGCATCTACCAGGAGTGGGGGCCAAAACCACAGCATGTGTCCTGCTTTTTGACTTAGGGTTCCCATCTTTTCCTGTAGATACCCATATTTCGCGGTTTTCGAAAAGAGTGGGATGGGTTAAAGAACGTTGCAAGCCTGAGGAAATAGGGGCTGTTATGGAGCAAGTTGTTCCAGAGAATCGTTATTTAGGGGGGCATGTGAATATTATTACTCATGGTAGGAATGTTTGTTTGGCTCGTACCCCTCGTTGTTCCCAGTGTTCCGTAGCGGATCTTTGTGTGTTTGCAGGCAAGCTAAAGGATAACAAGTAG
- a CDS encoding YerC/YecD family TrpR-related protein, with protein sequence MAEKWKDQLTDQLCKAFLSLNTEEEVYSFLEDVATIGEIRALAQRLEVARLLDESYTYPQIAQRTGASTATISRVKKFLEYGADGYRLVLNNLKGQEEQDEA encoded by the coding sequence ATGGCCGAGAAGTGGAAGGATCAACTGACCGATCAATTGTGCAAAGCTTTCTTATCCTTGAACACTGAAGAGGAAGTATATAGCTTCTTGGAGGATGTTGCCACTATTGGAGAAATCCGAGCTTTAGCACAACGCCTTGAAGTAGCGAGATTGCTGGATGAAAGCTATACATATCCTCAAATAGCGCAACGAACTGGGGCAAGCACAGCTACTATTAGCAGAGTAAAGAAATTCTTAGAGTATGGTGCTGATGGGTATCGACTTGTGCTTAACAATCTCAAAGGGCAAGAAGAACAAGACGAAGCTTAA